A genomic stretch from Bradyrhizobium sp. 195 includes:
- a CDS encoding acyl-CoA dehydrogenase family protein, with translation MSESKTSDTETADLEQFRNETRAWLEANCPPEMRKPATSDTDVFWGGRNAKFSSEPQRIWFERMRDKGWTVPDWPKEYGGGGLSAAEHKVLRAEMAKMGARPPLSSFGIWMLGPALLKYGNETQKKEHLPKIAAGEIRWCQGYSEPNAGSDLASLQTRAESDGDDFVITGSKIWTSYANYADWIFCLVRTDPAAKKHDGISFILFDMTSKGVTTKPILLISGYSPFCETFFDGVRVPKSHVVGTVNRGWDVAKYLLQHERAMISGMGERGVGRPLGQIAADSVGADAQGKLDDAMLRGKIASFDVDEAALAACAERAVDLAKAGQAHPAFSSAMKYYGTELNKRRYEILMSAGGVDALEWESERSKQGARPRAWLRTKANSIEGGTTEVMLGIVAKRILDLPGA, from the coding sequence ATGTCTGAATCCAAAACCAGCGACACTGAAACCGCCGATCTCGAGCAATTCCGCAACGAGACGCGTGCCTGGCTGGAAGCCAATTGCCCGCCCGAGATGCGCAAGCCCGCAACCTCTGACACCGACGTGTTCTGGGGAGGGCGCAACGCCAAATTCTCGTCCGAGCCGCAGCGCATCTGGTTCGAGCGCATGCGCGACAAGGGCTGGACCGTGCCTGATTGGCCGAAGGAATATGGCGGCGGCGGATTGAGCGCGGCCGAGCACAAGGTGCTGCGCGCCGAGATGGCGAAGATGGGTGCTCGCCCGCCGCTGTCGAGCTTCGGCATCTGGATGCTCGGGCCGGCGCTGCTGAAATACGGCAACGAGACCCAGAAGAAAGAACATCTGCCGAAGATCGCCGCGGGCGAGATCCGCTGGTGCCAGGGCTATTCCGAGCCGAATGCCGGCTCCGATCTCGCCTCGCTCCAGACCCGCGCCGAGAGCGATGGCGACGATTTCGTCATCACGGGTTCGAAGATCTGGACGTCCTACGCCAATTACGCCGACTGGATCTTCTGCCTGGTGCGCACCGATCCCGCCGCCAAGAAGCACGACGGCATCAGCTTCATCCTGTTCGACATGACCTCGAAGGGCGTGACGACCAAGCCGATCCTCCTGATCTCCGGCTATTCGCCATTCTGCGAGACCTTCTTCGACGGCGTCCGCGTGCCGAAATCGCATGTCGTCGGCACCGTCAATCGCGGCTGGGACGTCGCGAAATATCTGCTCCAGCACGAGCGTGCGATGATTTCAGGCATGGGCGAGCGCGGCGTCGGCCGTCCGCTCGGCCAGATCGCGGCGGACTCCGTCGGCGCCGATGCGCAAGGCAAGCTCGACGACGCGATGCTGCGCGGCAAGATCGCCAGCTTCGACGTCGATGAGGCCGCGCTCGCGGCCTGCGCCGAGCGCGCGGTCGATCTCGCCAAGGCCGGGCAGGCGCATCCGGCGTTCTCCTCGGCGATGAAATATTACGGCACCGAGCTCAACAAGCGCCGCTACGAGATCCTGATGTCGGCCGGCGGCGTCGATGCGCTGGAATGGGAGAGCGAGCGCTCCAAGCAGGGCGCCCGCCCGCGCGCCTGGCTGCGCACCAAGGCGAATTCGATCGAGGGCGGCACGACGGAGGTGATGCTCGGCATCGTCGCCAAGCGCATCCTGGATCTGCCGGGGGCGTGA
- a CDS encoding MFS transporter: MLDNPHHAAPIDESSLRYEGWRIVAVCFLLATFGWGLGFYGQSVYVAELQRARGWPASLISAGTTFFYLFGALLVVFVGEAVRNYGPRLCLIAGTLAMAAAAVAIGAVREPWQLYLANAVLAFGWAGTSLAMITNTISLWFDHKRGMAISLALNGASFGGIVGVPLLVTLIAHIGFAGAMYAAAGAMLVLLLPVILLLVGRPPDLHGWKASAKATPQSSTQIRAWALRDVGFLTVTIAFALVLFAQVGFIVHLISFLDPVIGRERAAVAVAVLTAMAVVGRVLFSLVIDRLNQRLASALSFLSQAAALLVVINLHNDYVLIAACAVFGFSVGNLITLPSLIVQQEFDSASFGVLISLNTAINQVTYAFGPGVVGALRDWSGGYLLPFYLCIALEVMAAALIMVRGKKVS; encoded by the coding sequence ATGCTCGACAACCCCCACCACGCGGCTCCGATCGACGAATCCTCCCTCCGCTACGAAGGCTGGCGCATCGTCGCGGTCTGCTTCCTGCTTGCGACCTTCGGCTGGGGGCTCGGTTTCTACGGCCAGAGCGTCTATGTCGCCGAGCTCCAGCGCGCGCGGGGCTGGCCGGCCTCGCTGATCTCCGCAGGGACCACATTCTTCTATCTGTTCGGCGCGCTGCTCGTCGTGTTCGTCGGCGAGGCCGTCCGCAACTATGGTCCGCGGCTCTGCCTGATCGCCGGCACGCTGGCGATGGCGGCCGCGGCGGTCGCGATCGGCGCGGTGCGCGAGCCCTGGCAGCTTTATCTCGCCAATGCCGTGCTCGCCTTCGGCTGGGCCGGCACCAGCCTCGCCATGATCACCAACACGATCAGCCTGTGGTTCGACCACAAGCGCGGCATGGCGATCAGCCTGGCGCTCAACGGTGCGAGTTTCGGCGGCATCGTCGGCGTGCCGCTGCTGGTCACGCTGATCGCCCATATCGGCTTCGCCGGCGCGATGTATGCCGCCGCCGGCGCCATGCTGGTGCTGCTGCTGCCGGTGATCCTGCTTCTCGTCGGCCGGCCGCCCGATCTGCACGGCTGGAAGGCGTCCGCGAAAGCGACGCCGCAATCATCGACGCAGATCCGCGCCTGGGCGCTGCGCGATGTCGGCTTCCTCACGGTGACGATTGCCTTTGCGCTGGTGCTGTTCGCGCAGGTCGGCTTCATCGTGCACCTGATCTCGTTCCTCGATCCCGTGATCGGCCGCGAGCGCGCCGCGGTTGCGGTCGCGGTGCTGACCGCGATGGCGGTGGTCGGCCGCGTGCTGTTCTCGCTGGTGATCGACCGCCTCAACCAGCGGCTGGCATCCGCGCTGTCGTTCCTCAGCCAGGCGGCGGCGCTTCTCGTCGTCATCAATCTGCACAACGACTATGTGCTGATCGCGGCCTGCGCGGTGTTCGGCTTCTCGGTCGGCAATCTCATCACGCTGCCGTCGCTGATCGTGCAGCAGGAGTTCGACAGCGCCTCGTTCGGCGTGCTGATCAGCCTCAACACCGCGATCAACCAGGTCACCTACGCCTTCGGCCCCGGTGTCGTCGGGGCCTTGCGCGATTGGTCCGGCGGCTATTTGCTGCCGTTCTATCTCTGCATCGCGCTGGAAGTGATGGCGGCGGCGCTGATCATGGTGCGCGGGAAAAAGGTCTCGTAG
- a CDS encoding acyl-CoA dehydrogenase family protein: MALVLTEEQSMLRDSARGLISDKAPVSHLRHLRDSKDPTGFSKEFWHSFAEMGFAGLLVPEEFGGSGLGYVEAGIVMEEIGRTLMPSPFLATSVVAASALNRGGNAAQKSDYLPKIASGSLLATLAIDEGAKHRPLQTSLQAVRAGNGFKLSGAKALVVDGHVADLLIVAARTAGSAGERDGLTLFLVNPKAKGVAIERTIMVDAHNAARIELANVEVNADSVLGEVDQGAALLDGVLDIGRGAVAAEMVGLSEEVFGRTVEYLKNRKQFGKLIGEFQALQHRAAELYVDIEITRAAAMKALQALDTDVAKAASAVAVAKARAGTTATRAVQEGVQMHGGMGMTDQFDIGFFMKRARVCEELFGDANYHTEQLARARGY, from the coding sequence ATGGCCCTCGTCCTCACCGAAGAACAATCGATGCTCCGCGATAGCGCGCGCGGGCTGATCAGCGACAAGGCACCGGTGTCGCACCTGCGCCATTTGCGCGACAGCAAAGACCCCACCGGCTTCTCCAAGGAGTTTTGGCATTCCTTCGCCGAGATGGGCTTTGCCGGCCTGCTCGTGCCGGAGGAGTTCGGTGGCTCCGGTCTCGGCTATGTCGAGGCCGGAATCGTGATGGAGGAGATCGGCCGCACTTTGATGCCGTCGCCTTTCCTCGCCACCTCAGTGGTCGCGGCTTCCGCGCTGAACCGCGGCGGCAATGCCGCGCAGAAGTCGGACTATCTGCCGAAGATCGCGAGCGGCTCGCTGCTGGCGACGCTGGCGATCGACGAGGGCGCAAAACATCGCCCGCTCCAGACCAGCTTGCAGGCCGTGCGTGCCGGCAACGGCTTCAAACTCTCGGGCGCCAAGGCGCTGGTGGTCGACGGCCACGTCGCCGATCTCCTGATCGTTGCCGCGCGCACCGCAGGCTCCGCGGGAGAGCGTGACGGCCTGACGCTGTTCCTGGTCAACCCCAAGGCCAAGGGCGTCGCGATCGAACGCACCATCATGGTCGACGCGCACAATGCGGCGCGGATCGAACTCGCCAATGTCGAAGTCAATGCCGACAGCGTGCTCGGCGAAGTCGATCAGGGTGCCGCGTTGCTCGACGGCGTGCTCGACATCGGCCGCGGCGCGGTCGCCGCTGAAATGGTCGGCCTTAGCGAAGAAGTCTTCGGCCGCACCGTCGAGTACCTCAAGAACAGAAAGCAGTTCGGCAAGCTGATCGGCGAGTTCCAGGCGCTGCAGCACCGCGCCGCCGAGCTCTATGTCGACATCGAGATCACCCGCGCCGCCGCCATGAAAGCACTTCAGGCACTGGATACGGACGTCGCCAAGGCCGCGTCAGCCGTCGCCGTGGCAAAAGCCCGCGCCGGCACCACCGCGACGCGCGCGGTGCAGGAGGGCGTGCAGATGCATGGCGGCATGGGCATGACCGACCAGTTCGACATCGGCTTCTTCATGAAGCGCGCACGGGTGTGCGAGGAATTGTTCGGCGACGCCAACTACCACACCGAGCAGCTGGCGCGGGCGCGGGGGTATTGA
- a CDS encoding MFS transporter, with protein MLDVTSAHEIADDARARANVVRLAAAQALTGANSAVIFATGSIVGATLAPDMSLATVPLSMYVVGLAAGTLPTGAISRRYGRRWAFVIGTGCGVLTGVLGSFAILHGSFVLFCIATFLGGLYGSVAQSYRFAAADGASAAYRPKAVSWVMAGGVFAGVLGPQLVQWTMDVWQPYLFAFSFLVQAAVALVAMGIVAGVDMPKPAPADLHGGRPLLTIVTQPRFIAAALCGIISYPMMNLVMTSAPLAMKMCGLSVSDSNFGIQWHIVAMYGPSFFTGALIARFGAPKIVAAGLLLEAGAAGIGLSGLTAMHFWATLVVLGVGWNFSFIGASALVLETHRPQERNKVQAFNDFLVFGMMAIGSFSSGQLLANYGWSAVNLVVFPPVVLGLAVLSLVSWARRRKARLEAAMGEFPDAI; from the coding sequence ATGCTTGACGTGACTTCAGCCCATGAGATCGCCGACGACGCCCGCGCGCGTGCCAATGTGGTGCGCCTTGCTGCGGCGCAGGCGCTGACCGGCGCCAACTCGGCGGTGATTTTCGCCACCGGCTCGATCGTCGGCGCGACGCTCGCGCCCGACATGTCGCTCGCGACGGTGCCGCTGTCGATGTACGTCGTCGGGCTTGCTGCCGGCACGCTGCCGACCGGTGCGATCTCGCGTCGCTACGGCCGCCGCTGGGCTTTCGTCATCGGCACCGGCTGCGGTGTCCTCACCGGCGTACTCGGCTCGTTCGCGATCCTGCACGGCTCGTTCGTGCTGTTCTGCATCGCGACCTTCCTCGGCGGCCTCTACGGCTCCGTGGCGCAGTCCTATCGCTTTGCCGCCGCCGACGGCGCCAGCGCGGCCTACCGGCCCAAGGCAGTGTCCTGGGTGATGGCGGGCGGCGTGTTCGCCGGCGTGCTCGGTCCGCAGCTCGTGCAATGGACCATGGACGTCTGGCAGCCCTATCTGTTCGCCTTCAGCTTCCTGGTCCAGGCCGCAGTGGCGCTGGTCGCCATGGGCATCGTTGCCGGCGTCGATATGCCGAAGCCCGCGCCGGCCGATCTGCATGGCGGACGTCCCTTGCTCACCATCGTGACGCAGCCGCGCTTCATCGCCGCGGCGCTGTGCGGCATCATCTCCTATCCCATGATGAATCTGGTGATGACCTCGGCGCCGCTCGCCATGAAGATGTGCGGTCTGTCCGTTTCCGATTCCAATTTCGGCATTCAATGGCACATCGTCGCGATGTACGGGCCGAGCTTCTTCACGGGCGCGCTGATCGCACGCTTCGGTGCGCCGAAGATCGTGGCGGCCGGCCTGCTGCTGGAAGCCGGGGCCGCTGGCATCGGCCTCTCCGGGCTCACCGCGATGCATTTCTGGGCCACACTGGTCGTGCTCGGTGTCGGCTGGAATTTCTCCTTCATCGGCGCGTCCGCGCTGGTGCTGGAGACGCACCGGCCGCAGGAGCGCAACAAGGTTCAGGCCTTCAACGATTTCCTGGTGTTCGGCATGATGGCGATCGGCTCGTTCTCCTCGGGCCAGCTGCTCGCCAATTACGGCTGGTCGGCGGTGAACCTCGTGGTGTTCCCGCCGGTCGTGCTGGGCCTTGCCGTGCTCTCGCTGGTCTCCTGGGCCCGCCGCCGCAAGGCGCGGCTGGAGGCGGCGATGGGCGAGTTCCCGGACGCCATCTGA
- a CDS encoding prolyl oligopeptidase family serine peptidase produces the protein MTVDDRPTLSAPDDDPWLWLEEIEGKQALDFVERQNQLTLQAFGGKAFEHDRDLLAAIYDRPDNIPYVSRRGTDLHNLWKDATNPRGLWRRTTLTEFRKASPAWETMLDIDKLAASEGEDWLLSGIATMPGSSRAMLSLSRGGSDAVTLREFDMDTKSFVTNGFALPEAKGGADWIDADTLLLSSAHGEGMATNSGYARTVRLWRRGQSIEQAVVLFEASVNDMAAYGHIDRMTPNRTIWFGRMLDFFNYSVAIGDQTGPVSKIDLPTAIELQAHGDWLAIKPREDWSVAGQVHKADTVLGILLSDLLAGRREFAVLFEPAPRRAVQGFFWVAGKLVLSILDELRPRFEVCTPSAAGWSRATLSGLPEIGVVDVWPLDRHPSESNGDLLANVQDPLTPPSMRLLERGVASPVVLKQAPKTFTADGLVVTQHEAISIDGERIPYVQTGPANETGDAPVYMSAYGGFALAVKPYYNSSLGKLWLERGGTTVQANLRGGGEFGTRWHDAGRLAGKKLSHDDFAAVAADLVRRGVTSAKRIAAQGGSNGGILITNMLVRYPERFGALFCTIPLIDMRRYTKLLAGASWIAEYGDPDKPDEWEWLKTYSAYHNVRDGQTYPPILIATTRRDDRVHPGHARKMAAKLQAMGYEAWFYEPAAGGHGYGKDNKERAGFEVLGFRFLKEKIGWKDGQG, from the coding sequence ATGACCGTCGACGACAGGCCCACGCTCAGCGCTCCCGACGACGATCCCTGGCTGTGGCTGGAGGAGATCGAGGGCAAGCAGGCGCTGGATTTCGTCGAGCGGCAGAATCAACTGACGCTGCAAGCGTTCGGCGGGAAAGCCTTCGAGCACGACCGCGACCTCCTAGCTGCGATCTACGACCGCCCGGACAACATTCCCTATGTCAGCCGGCGCGGCACCGATCTGCATAATCTCTGGAAGGATGCCACCAACCCGCGCGGCCTGTGGCGGCGGACGACGCTGACGGAGTTTCGCAAAGCCAGCCCAGCGTGGGAGACCATGCTGGATATCGACAAGCTCGCAGCGAGCGAAGGCGAGGACTGGCTGCTCAGCGGGATCGCCACGATGCCGGGAAGCTCACGCGCCATGCTGAGCCTGTCGCGCGGCGGTAGCGATGCCGTGACGTTGCGCGAATTCGACATGGATACGAAGAGCTTCGTGACAAACGGTTTTGCGCTGCCCGAGGCGAAGGGCGGCGCGGACTGGATCGATGCCGATACGCTGCTGCTGTCCAGCGCCCATGGCGAGGGCATGGCGACGAACTCGGGATATGCGCGGACCGTGCGGCTTTGGCGACGCGGCCAATCCATTGAACAAGCGGTCGTGCTGTTCGAAGCTTCCGTGAACGACATGGCCGCGTACGGCCATATCGACCGCATGACGCCAAATCGCACCATCTGGTTCGGCCGGATGCTGGACTTCTTCAATTACAGTGTCGCGATCGGAGACCAGACGGGCCCCGTCTCGAAGATTGACCTCCCCACCGCCATCGAGCTGCAAGCCCATGGCGACTGGCTCGCGATCAAGCCGCGCGAGGATTGGTCCGTGGCCGGACAGGTGCATAAGGCCGACACCGTGCTCGGCATCCTGCTCTCGGACTTGCTGGCGGGCCGCCGCGAATTCGCCGTGCTGTTCGAGCCGGCGCCTCGTCGGGCAGTTCAAGGATTTTTCTGGGTCGCCGGCAAGCTCGTGCTGTCGATCCTCGACGAACTCAGGCCGCGCTTCGAGGTCTGCACGCCATCTGCTGCGGGCTGGAGCCGCGCAACGCTTTCCGGCCTGCCTGAGATCGGCGTCGTCGACGTCTGGCCGCTCGATCGTCATCCGTCTGAGAGCAATGGCGACCTGCTCGCCAATGTGCAGGACCCGCTCACGCCGCCGTCGATGCGGCTGCTCGAACGCGGCGTCGCAAGCCCGGTCGTGCTGAAGCAGGCACCGAAGACGTTCACCGCCGACGGCCTGGTGGTGACGCAGCACGAGGCGATCTCGATCGACGGCGAGCGCATTCCCTATGTCCAGACCGGTCCGGCAAACGAGACCGGCGATGCGCCGGTATATATGAGCGCCTATGGCGGCTTCGCTCTTGCGGTGAAGCCGTATTACAATTCCTCGCTGGGCAAGCTCTGGCTGGAGCGCGGCGGCACCACGGTGCAGGCGAATTTACGCGGCGGCGGCGAGTTCGGCACGCGCTGGCACGACGCCGGACGTCTCGCCGGCAAAAAGCTCTCGCATGATGACTTCGCCGCGGTCGCGGCCGATCTCGTGCGCCGCGGCGTGACGAGCGCCAAGCGCATCGCCGCGCAGGGCGGATCGAACGGTGGCATCCTCATCACCAACATGCTGGTGCGCTACCCCGAGCGCTTCGGCGCGCTGTTCTGCACCATCCCGCTGATCGACATGCGCCGCTACACCAAGCTGCTGGCGGGCGCGAGCTGGATCGCCGAGTATGGCGACCCCGACAAGCCCGATGAATGGGAGTGGCTGAAGACCTATTCGGCCTATCACAATGTGAGGGATGGCCAGACCTATCCGCCGATCCTGATTGCCACCACGCGGCGCGATGACCGCGTCCATCCCGGCCACGCGCGCAAGATGGCGGCCAAGCTGCAGGCGATGGGCTACGAGGCCTGGTTCTACGAGCCGGCCGCCGGCGGTCACGGCTACGGCAAGGACAACAAGGAGCGCGCCGGCTTCGAGGTGCTCGGCTTCCGGTTTTTGAAGGAGAAGATCGGGTGGAAGGACGGACAGGGCTGA
- a CDS encoding carboxymuconolactone decarboxylase family protein produces MRLKLLSPGEMSESQRQTYDESIAGKRGKPPAPMMAWLNSPEMARHATRLGEVMRYDTIFPAKLSEIAILVTARHWTAHYEWYAHKRLALAGGMDLKIIDAIRDRRTPEFDDPKGKMIYDLAKSLHEGHGVEKGLYDEAVKLLGERGVVEVIGLCGYYTMVSMTLNTFEFELPEGEEKELA; encoded by the coding sequence ATGCGCCTGAAACTTCTTTCGCCTGGCGAAATGAGCGAGAGCCAGCGCCAGACCTATGACGAGTCGATCGCCGGCAAGCGCGGCAAGCCGCCGGCGCCGATGATGGCCTGGCTCAACAGTCCGGAGATGGCGCGCCACGCCACGCGGCTCGGCGAGGTCATGCGCTACGACACGATATTCCCGGCGAAGCTTTCGGAGATCGCGATCCTGGTGACGGCGCGGCACTGGACCGCGCATTACGAATGGTACGCGCACAAGCGCCTCGCGCTTGCCGGCGGCATGGACCTGAAAATCATCGACGCGATCCGCGACCGCCGCACGCCAGAGTTCGACGATCCCAAGGGCAAGATGATCTACGATCTCGCAAAATCGCTGCATGAGGGCCACGGCGTCGAGAAGGGCCTCTACGACGAGGCCGTGAAGCTGCTTGGCGAGCGCGGCGTGGTCGAGGTGATCGGGCTGTGCGGCTATTACACGATGGTATCGATGACGCTGAACACCTTCGAGTTCGAGCTGCCCGAGGGCGAGGAGAAGGAACTGGCCTAG
- a CDS encoding L,D-transpeptidase, translating into MTDFRRLTGMFMAAVGLILSVPQASAQQPDRGDEPGLVADEAYQLEPEWQKQVVYFRTTEPPGTIIVSTAERHLYLVQPGGRAIRYGIGVGRDGFQWQGLVTITNKKEWPDWTPPPEMIQRQPYLPRFMAGGPGNPLGARAMYLGTTVYRIHGTNRPDTIGTKVSSGCFRLVNNDVADLYDRVPVGTKVVIRQKPEL; encoded by the coding sequence ATGACGGATTTTCGTCGCCTGACCGGGATGTTCATGGCTGCGGTGGGGCTCATTCTGTCCGTCCCGCAAGCCTCTGCCCAGCAGCCAGACCGCGGCGACGAGCCGGGCCTGGTCGCCGACGAGGCTTACCAGCTCGAGCCGGAATGGCAGAAGCAGGTCGTCTATTTCCGTACCACTGAACCGCCGGGCACGATCATCGTCTCGACCGCCGAGCGGCACCTCTATCTGGTGCAGCCCGGCGGGCGCGCGATCCGCTACGGCATCGGCGTCGGCCGCGACGGCTTCCAGTGGCAGGGGCTGGTGACCATCACCAACAAGAAGGAATGGCCGGATTGGACGCCGCCGCCGGAGATGATCCAGCGCCAGCCCTATCTGCCGCGCTTCATGGCCGGCGGCCCCGGAAATCCGTTAGGGGCCCGCGCCATGTATTTGGGCACCACGGTCTACCGCATCCACGGCACCAACCGTCCCGACACGATCGGCACCAAGGTGTCCTCAGGCTGCTTCCGCCTCGTCAACAACGACGTCGCCGATCTCTACGACCGCGTCCCTGTTGGCACCAAGGTGGTCATCCGGCAGAAGCCTGAACTCTAA
- a CDS encoding thioredoxin family protein, which translates to MTVKLLTVGAALIGMAVTGAVIPGICGEAVRATPVVAAAASQQAAPDFTGINTWFNSKPLSLADLRGKVVLVDFWTYGCVNCVNTLPHVTELYAKYRDKGLVVVGVHTPEFPFERSASNVQAALKRHGITYPVAQDNDSKTWNAYRNQYWPAQYIIDQTGKIVFQHAGEGAYDDIDRTVAKLLNASS; encoded by the coding sequence ATGACCGTCAAACTGCTCACTGTGGGCGCCGCGCTGATCGGCATGGCCGTGACCGGCGCCGTCATCCCTGGCATTTGCGGCGAGGCCGTGCGCGCGACGCCTGTCGTCGCCGCCGCCGCGAGCCAGCAGGCCGCGCCTGATTTCACCGGCATCAACACTTGGTTCAACTCCAAGCCGCTCAGCCTCGCCGACCTCCGCGGCAAGGTCGTGCTGGTCGACTTCTGGACCTATGGCTGCGTCAACTGCGTCAATACGCTGCCGCATGTCACCGAGCTCTACGCCAAGTACAGGGACAAGGGCCTCGTCGTGGTCGGCGTGCACACGCCGGAATTCCCGTTCGAGCGCTCGGCCTCCAACGTGCAGGCCGCGCTGAAGCGTCACGGCATCACCTATCCGGTGGCACAGGACAACGATTCCAAGACCTGGAACGCCTACCGCAACCAGTATTGGCCGGCGCAATACATCATCGACCAGACCGGCAAGATCGTGTTCCAGCACGCCGGCGAAGGGGCTTACGACGATATCGACCGCACCGTGGCAAAACTGCTGAACGCCAGCAGCTGA
- a CDS encoding VOC family protein gives MSQNQAVAAGTRIGHVHLKVADLDRALGFYCGVLGFELMQKMGSGAAFISAGGYHHHIGLNTWESKGGSPPPPGTTGLYHTAILYPTRPALADALHRVLTAGIALDGASDHGVSEALYLRDPDQNGVELYWDKPREQWPFGPDGKLAMFTKRLDVEALLKQREG, from the coding sequence ATGTCGCAGAACCAAGCCGTCGCCGCCGGCACCCGGATCGGCCACGTCCACCTCAAGGTCGCCGATCTCGATCGCGCGCTCGGCTTTTATTGCGGCGTGCTCGGCTTCGAGCTGATGCAGAAGATGGGCTCGGGTGCGGCCTTCATCTCGGCCGGCGGCTATCATCATCACATCGGGCTCAACACCTGGGAAAGCAAGGGCGGCTCACCGCCGCCGCCGGGCACCACTGGGCTTTATCACACGGCGATCCTCTATCCGACCAGGCCAGCGCTGGCGGATGCGCTGCACCGGGTGCTCACGGCCGGCATTGCGCTGGATGGCGCCAGCGATCACGGTGTCAGCGAGGCGCTATACTTGCGCGATCCGGATCAGAATGGCGTGGAGCTGTATTGGGACAAGCCGCGGGAGCAATGGCCGTTCGGGCCGGATGGCAAGCTGGCGATGTTCACCAAGCGGCTGGATGTGGAGGCGTTGCTGAAGCAGCGTGAGGGGTAA
- a CDS encoding amino acid ABC transporter substrate-binding protein: MRSFRGGLLIGLAVAVLVAVLAIIYEFYDTRTLKRTVRRGEVLCGVNKGLPGFSYSEDNKNWNGFDVDFCRAVAAAIFNDPGKAKFIPLDASERFKELQSRKVDILSRNSTWSMARELDYDLYFPAVAYYDGAGFMLPRSRNKETSLDLTGSKVCVQAGTTTALNVADYFRANNMKYDEVKFENLNDVVKAYDTGKCDTLSADVSQLYALRINLSKPGDNMILPDMISKEPLAPVVRQRDDDWMMIVKWTLYAMINAEELGVTSENIDEALKSKKPEVMRLVGTEGNYGEQLGLTKDWAARIIRHVGNYGEMYERNIGEKSKLKIPRGMNQLWNAGGVQYAPPMR; this comes from the coding sequence ATGCGCAGTTTTCGAGGCGGCCTGCTGATCGGGCTCGCGGTCGCCGTGCTGGTCGCCGTTCTGGCCATCATCTACGAATTCTACGACACCCGTACGCTGAAGCGCACCGTGCGCCGCGGCGAGGTGCTGTGCGGCGTCAACAAGGGCCTGCCGGGCTTCTCGTACTCCGAGGACAACAAGAACTGGAACGGCTTCGACGTCGATTTCTGCCGCGCGGTGGCCGCGGCGATCTTCAACGACCCGGGCAAGGCGAAGTTCATCCCGCTCGATGCCAGCGAGCGCTTCAAGGAATTGCAGAGCCGCAAGGTGGACATCCTCTCGCGCAACTCGACCTGGAGCATGGCGCGCGAACTCGACTACGACCTCTATTTCCCCGCGGTCGCCTATTACGACGGCGCTGGCTTCATGTTGCCGCGTTCGCGCAACAAGGAGACCTCGCTGGACCTGACCGGCAGCAAGGTCTGCGTGCAGGCCGGCACCACGACCGCGCTCAACGTCGCCGACTACTTCCGCGCCAACAACATGAAGTATGACGAGGTGAAGTTCGAAAACCTCAACGACGTCGTGAAGGCCTACGACACCGGCAAGTGCGACACGCTCTCCGCCGACGTCTCGCAGCTCTACGCGCTGCGGATAAACCTGTCGAAGCCCGGCGACAACATGATCCTGCCGGACATGATCTCCAAGGAGCCGCTCGCCCCCGTGGTGCGCCAGCGCGACGATGACTGGATGATGATCGTGAAGTGGACGCTGTACGCGATGATCAACGCCGAAGAGCTCGGCGTCACATCGGAGAACATCGACGAGGCCCTGAAGTCGAAGAAGCCCGAAGTGATGCGCCTCGTCGGCACCGAAGGCAACTACGGCGAGCAGCTCGGCCTCACCAAGGACTGGGCCGCCCGCATCATCCGTCACGTCGGCAATTACGGCGAGATGTACGAGCGCAACATCGGCGAGAAGTCGAAGCTGAAGATCCCGCGCGGCATGAACCAGCTGTGGAACGCGGGTGGCGTGCAATATGCACCGCCGATGAGGTAG